In Halalkalibaculum roseum, a single window of DNA contains:
- a CDS encoding DUF6090 family protein: MEQNKVRTYLLYAGGEILLVVIGILIALQINNWNEEKKIDRMVSQALSEIREDLVQDTLILQSRITLKLEEVEAQTRVINALTHQTLNEDEHRSDLGKLMLMRETVLLRNGYDYLNDLGISNLNRPELRQTLLQYYELDAAWLHKEIQNDRFEFEDVWLPYARVHFKDWEFAEYAVPHSYSKLQNDAYLLTTLKFNLTNKDGTLRAHSRALENAKLLIGMLETH, translated from the coding sequence ATGGAACAGAATAAAGTCCGTACTTACCTCCTTTACGCCGGTGGGGAAATCCTGCTGGTGGTCATTGGTATTCTCATAGCCTTGCAGATCAATAACTGGAATGAAGAAAAGAAAATCGACAGGATGGTGTCGCAGGCCTTGTCAGAAATCCGGGAAGACCTGGTCCAGGATACGCTCATATTGCAGTCCAGGATCACACTGAAACTTGAAGAGGTTGAGGCACAGACGCGGGTTATTAATGCATTGACTCATCAAACGCTCAATGAAGATGAGCATCGCAGCGATCTTGGAAAACTAATGCTGATGCGTGAAACGGTACTGCTGAGAAATGGATATGACTATCTGAATGATCTGGGGATCAGTAATTTAAATCGACCGGAACTCCGCCAAACACTATTGCAGTATTATGAACTTGATGCTGCCTGGCTTCACAAGGAAATACAAAATGATAGGTTTGAATTTGAAGATGTCTGGTTGCCCTATGCCAGAGTGCATTTTAAAGATTGGGAATTTGCTGAATATGCTGTCCCGCACAGCTACAGCAAACTACAGAATGACGCCTACCTGTTAACGACACTTAAATTTAATTTAACCAATAAGGACGGTACGCTAAGAGCACATTCCCGGGCACTTGAGAATGCGAAGTTACTGATTGGTATGCTCGAGACCCATTAA
- a CDS encoding nuclear transport factor 2 family protein, which produces MKNIDLAKSGYKKFAEGDIDGVLAMFDANMEWHECKGFPFIKGEGVFRGPSAVANGVFKFLPEYYDDFNIEIEELIESGDRVIMVGYYTGTWKETGKTFKANAVHIWTAKNEKLTHFFQAVDTATIMTPVKAKAM; this is translated from the coding sequence ATGAAAAATATAGATTTAGCAAAAAGCGGATATAAAAAATTCGCCGAGGGTGACATTGATGGTGTACTCGCAATGTTCGATGCCAACATGGAGTGGCATGAGTGTAAGGGATTCCCTTTTATCAAAGGCGAGGGTGTTTTTCGAGGCCCATCAGCTGTAGCTAATGGAGTATTCAAATTTCTTCCAGAGTATTATGATGACTTCAATATTGAAATTGAAGAGCTCATTGAAAGTGGGGACCGGGTGATCATGGTCGGTTATTACACAGGAACCTGGAAAGAAACCGGGAAAACTTTCAAAGCCAATGCCGTGCATATCTGGACTGCAAAAAATGAAAAGCTCACGCATTTCTTCCAGGCAGTAGATACCGCAACTATCATGACTCCTGTAAAAGCCAAAGCAATGTAG
- a CDS encoding vWA domain-containing protein, which yields MYRDEIVLIIDKSGSMEAIKEDAIGGFNSFLSGQKKIDRPAKVTFVLFDDRYQLVHDGKEINKVESLTEETYVPSGTTALLDAVGQTIDRVGERLDNLPEEEKPENVIFFILTDGLENASSDYTRDRVKEMIEHQQSKYDWEFIYGGANQDAFAEAGSIGIKAQNSFDFEATGEGTREAYDVSSDMVASYRTRTKPEKSKEK from the coding sequence ATGTACAGAGACGAAATAGTATTGATCATCGATAAATCGGGATCCATGGAAGCCATTAAGGAAGACGCCATAGGCGGTTTCAATTCCTTCTTATCCGGTCAGAAAAAAATTGATCGCCCGGCAAAGGTAACCTTCGTGTTATTCGACGACCGTTATCAACTCGTTCACGACGGTAAAGAAATAAATAAAGTAGAAAGCCTTACTGAAGAGACCTATGTCCCTTCCGGTACCACGGCGTTGCTGGATGCCGTAGGCCAAACCATTGATCGAGTGGGAGAACGCCTCGACAACCTGCCGGAAGAAGAGAAACCGGAAAATGTCATCTTTTTTATCCTGACGGACGGGTTGGAAAATGCCAGCTCCGATTATACGCGAGACCGCGTCAAGGAGATGATCGAGCATCAGCAGAGCAAATACGACTGGGAATTTATTTACGGAGGAGCTAATCAGGATGCCTTTGCGGAAGCCGGCAGCATAGGTATCAAGGCCCAGAATTCTTTTGATTTTGAGGCAACCGGAGAAGGCACCAGGGAAGCGTATGACGTGTCATCTGATATGGTTGCCAGCTATCGAACGAGGACTAAACCTGAAAAATCCAAAGAGAAATGA
- a CDS encoding DUF4149 domain-containing protein has product MLYYLSVFIHILSAIFWIGGMLFTAAVLVPASRHQLLANKKGQLFTLIGKKFSRISWVLFIVLVLTGITNLLARGYDLSDLATSTFWKGNFGHVLFIKLHLFGAVLVLSSIHDFYAGPRAAELMDSNPKDIKTQIFRKISRWIGRLNLIIGLGILYYAIRLLRG; this is encoded by the coding sequence ATGCTTTACTACCTTTCAGTCTTCATTCATATACTGTCAGCAATTTTCTGGATCGGAGGCATGTTGTTTACTGCAGCGGTACTCGTTCCGGCCTCCCGACATCAATTATTAGCCAATAAAAAGGGACAATTATTTACTCTGATCGGGAAAAAGTTCAGTCGTATCTCGTGGGTACTGTTCATCGTTCTGGTCCTTACCGGGATAACCAATCTTTTAGCCCGCGGCTATGATCTTTCAGATCTGGCCACTTCAACATTCTGGAAAGGAAATTTTGGCCACGTACTATTTATAAAACTACATCTATTTGGGGCGGTCCTAGTCCTGAGTAGCATTCACGACTTTTATGCCGGACCTCGGGCCGCTGAATTGATGGACAGCAATCCAAAAGACATAAAGACACAAATCTTCCGAAAAATATCCCGTTGGATTGGACGCCTAAACCTGATTATTGGGCTTGGCATCCTATATTATGCGATACGATTACTCAGGGGATAA
- a CDS encoding plastocyanin/azurin family copper-binding protein: MYLFKQLTTLSILLITVLSLSIPGIATAQDAKVVEIKGTDQLKFTKTEITAAPGQEITVKLTTVSKLPPSAMSHNFLLLTSSVDATKVAQESAKFQDNQYIAPKYEDQIIAHTDMAGGGETVTVTFTAPEEPGDYEYICTFPGHYLGGMKGTLTVKE; this comes from the coding sequence ATGTATTTATTTAAACAACTAACGACCCTATCAATTCTACTCATCACCGTACTCTCGCTGTCCATTCCCGGCATAGCCACGGCCCAAGATGCCAAAGTGGTAGAAATAAAAGGGACTGACCAGCTTAAATTTACCAAAACAGAAATCACCGCCGCCCCGGGCCAAGAAATTACCGTTAAACTGACGACGGTAAGCAAGCTCCCGCCCTCGGCGATGTCGCACAATTTCCTGCTGCTTACATCCTCAGTTGATGCCACTAAAGTTGCCCAGGAATCAGCCAAGTTCCAGGATAACCAATATATCGCCCCAAAATATGAGGATCAGATCATTGCCCACACCGATATGGCCGGCGGCGGCGAAACCGTCACCGTTACGTTTACGGCTCCTGAAGAACCGGGCGACTACGAATACATCTGCACTTTTCCCGGCCACTACCTGGGAGGCATGAAGGGTACCCTAACCGTTAAAGAGTAA
- the nirK gene encoding copper-containing nitrite reductase, producing MSSNNKKNGVSRKQFMKNIGGAVLSSSLLAGAGIPFSAQANNTPPITDAGQKPAAVKTDRVAADPTDIPAPIKRSRPKTHDIELLTKEVVTEIEDGVQFRFMTFGGQVPGPMIRVRQGDTIKLTLTSSPDNAMLHNVDFHSVYGTGGGANATYVSPGQSKTFKFKAMYPGAFIYHCAVPRLDYHISSGMYGMILVEPEEGLPAVDHEFYFGQNEVYTQQAAGSQGFLEFDHQNMQDEIPTYVTLNGEKYAITDERRGPLTVKKGETARVYLVNGGPNLASSFHPIGNVWTKVWREGAIASNPEKYVQTALVPPGSCGIFEMDFPVPSTIHLVDHALSRVANKGMKANIVVEGSKEPEIFDTTV from the coding sequence ATGTCTTCTAACAACAAGAAAAACGGCGTTTCACGAAAACAATTCATGAAAAATATTGGCGGAGCCGTACTCTCCAGCAGTTTGCTGGCCGGTGCCGGTATACCCTTTAGTGCCCAAGCCAATAATACCCCACCGATTACCGATGCAGGCCAAAAACCGGCAGCTGTTAAAACCGACCGGGTGGCGGCGGATCCGACGGATATTCCGGCTCCAATAAAGCGATCGCGCCCAAAAACCCATGATATTGAGCTGCTAACCAAAGAGGTTGTCACAGAAATTGAAGACGGAGTGCAATTTCGATTTATGACCTTTGGCGGACAAGTGCCAGGACCCATGATTCGCGTTCGACAAGGTGATACGATCAAACTCACGCTCACCTCCTCTCCCGACAATGCTATGTTGCACAATGTGGATTTCCATTCCGTGTACGGTACGGGGGGTGGTGCGAATGCCACTTACGTGTCACCGGGGCAGTCAAAGACGTTCAAATTTAAAGCGATGTATCCCGGTGCATTTATATACCACTGCGCGGTACCCCGTCTCGACTACCACATCAGCAGCGGCATGTACGGGATGATTCTGGTGGAACCTGAAGAGGGCTTGCCTGCGGTTGATCATGAATTCTATTTCGGTCAAAACGAGGTATATACCCAGCAGGCGGCCGGTTCTCAGGGATTTCTCGAATTCGATCACCAGAACATGCAGGATGAGATCCCAACGTATGTAACTTTGAACGGCGAAAAATATGCCATCACTGACGAACGACGCGGGCCGCTTACCGTCAAAAAAGGCGAAACAGCACGGGTGTATCTGGTTAACGGGGGTCCCAACCTTGCATCCAGTTTCCACCCCATCGGCAACGTGTGGACCAAAGTGTGGCGCGAAGGTGCTATCGCCAGCAATCCCGAAAAGTATGTCCAAACCGCACTGGTTCCTCCCGGAAGCTGCGGCATTTTTGAGATGGACTTTCCTGTGCCATCAACTATTCATTTGGTGGATCATGCCCTTAGCCGCGTAGCCAATAAAGGTATGAAAGCCAACATCGTGGTAGAAGGATCTAAAGAACCTGAAATTTTTGATACAACAGTTTAA
- a CDS encoding DUF2249 domain-containing protein, with amino-acid sequence MQQQEQLLDVRSLIPIKRHEKLLELFKDLPVGESFIFINDHDPKPLYYEFRSIYGNVVGWEYLQRGGQEWKVKVTRTKASRGREFREISTLIDLRKADMKDWKYAVFHRYGMMLKGDTMELIAENDPEEIRKIFKKKFSGEHCWEYKKDRPGEYVIHITKKEDSDMTVEDISVVNTFDVRPHAPAKRHDMIFDAFEELEPGEAFVFTNDHDPKPLYYQMEAESDQPFDWEYLLAMPEEWKVKITKLEQGK; translated from the coding sequence ATGCAACAGCAAGAACAACTACTGGACGTCCGCTCGCTTATCCCCATCAAACGACACGAAAAGCTCCTGGAGCTGTTCAAGGATCTGCCCGTTGGGGAAAGCTTCATTTTCATTAATGATCACGATCCCAAACCCCTCTATTACGAATTCCGATCGATCTATGGAAATGTTGTCGGTTGGGAATACTTGCAGCGTGGCGGGCAGGAATGGAAAGTGAAAGTAACCCGAACCAAAGCTTCCCGGGGGCGGGAATTCAGAGAGATTTCTACTTTGATAGATCTCCGCAAAGCGGATATGAAAGACTGGAAATATGCAGTATTTCATCGCTACGGCATGATGCTGAAGGGAGACACGATGGAGCTTATTGCTGAAAATGATCCGGAAGAAATCCGAAAAATCTTCAAGAAGAAATTCAGCGGTGAACACTGCTGGGAATATAAAAAAGACCGGCCCGGTGAGTATGTCATTCATATCACAAAAAAGGAAGATAGCGACATGACCGTCGAAGACATCTCCGTGGTGAATACCTTTGATGTCCGTCCCCATGCCCCGGCCAAACGTCACGATATGATATTTGATGCCTTCGAAGAGCTTGAGCCGGGTGAAGCGTTTGTCTTTACCAATGATCATGATCCGAAACCGCTGTACTACCAGATGGAAGCCGAAAGCGATCAACCCTTTGACTGGGAGTACCTGCTGGCAATGCCTGAAGAATGGAAGGTAAAAATCACGAAGCTGGAGCAGGGAAAGTAG
- a CDS encoding helix-turn-helix transcriptional regulator, giving the protein MFTGSKKEIIELIKRRGTLSIDEAVEQISLAKTTLREHFLQLERDGYVKRDYVRSGPGRPSLEYQLTPKGDSIFPSSESKLIRNIIHYLKSKGNQQLVEDFFEDFWDQRLKEAQERIESAGADDPESKISVLMKMLNEEGFMPEFELDRESETMTVKECNCPFREVIKETRLPCKLEQLFYRKLFSEKTERTTYIAEGDHSCTYNIPLE; this is encoded by the coding sequence ATGTTTACAGGATCGAAAAAAGAGATTATCGAACTCATAAAACGCAGGGGCACGCTTTCGATTGATGAGGCCGTTGAGCAGATTTCATTGGCCAAGACAACCCTACGCGAGCACTTCCTGCAACTGGAAAGAGACGGTTATGTAAAACGGGATTATGTGCGATCAGGACCGGGACGACCCAGCCTGGAGTACCAGCTTACGCCCAAAGGCGATAGCATTTTCCCCTCTTCAGAATCCAAGCTGATCCGTAACATCATCCATTACCTTAAATCTAAAGGCAACCAGCAGCTGGTAGAAGATTTTTTTGAAGATTTCTGGGATCAGCGACTCAAAGAAGCACAAGAGCGCATTGAAAGTGCAGGAGCAGATGATCCTGAATCCAAAATTTCAGTACTGATGAAGATGCTGAACGAAGAAGGCTTTATGCCTGAATTTGAGCTGGACCGGGAATCCGAAACGATGACCGTCAAAGAGTGTAATTGTCCGTTTCGTGAAGTGATTAAGGAGACCCGTCTGCCCTGTAAGCTCGAGCAACTGTTTTACAGGAAGCTCTTCAGCGAAAAAACCGAACGTACGACCTATATCGCTGAAGGTGATCATTCCTGCACCTATAATATTCCTCTTGAATAA
- a CDS encoding DUF3470 domain-containing protein: MAYVVTDPCIQCKHTNCSAVCPVDAFREGPNFLVIDPLECIDCDACVAECPEEAIYPDDEVPMEWVDYIELNERLSEEWAEHVINEVKEPLPEVDMWSGREDKREHLIENWENALEVGT, translated from the coding sequence ATGGCTTACGTCGTAACGGATCCCTGTATTCAGTGCAAGCACACCAACTGTTCCGCGGTTTGTCCCGTAGATGCCTTCCGTGAAGGCCCCAATTTTCTGGTAATCGATCCGCTGGAGTGTATTGATTGCGATGCATGCGTGGCCGAATGTCCCGAGGAGGCAATCTATCCCGATGATGAAGTGCCCATGGAATGGGTGGATTATATCGAATTAAATGAACGGCTTTCAGAGGAATGGGCAGAACATGTGATCAATGAAGTGAAAGAACCGCTGCCGGAAGTGGATATGTGGAGCGGTCGCGAAGATAAACGGGAGCACCTGATCGAAAATTGGGAAAACGCCCTTGAAGTCGGTACATGA
- a CDS encoding metal-sulfur cluster assembly factor codes for MNESTIDRREIARKLREVIDPELGVNIVDLGLVYNILYDDGRVIVEFTATTPGCPMRRFLRQQVEEKLASIDEIREYEALLVWEPEWNVDMIEEDVDFFANPPPQL; via the coding sequence ATGAATGAGTCGACCATAGACAGGCGTGAGATAGCACGGAAGCTTCGGGAAGTGATCGATCCCGAACTCGGTGTGAATATCGTAGACCTTGGTTTGGTCTATAACATTCTGTATGACGATGGCAGAGTGATTGTGGAATTTACGGCTACGACACCGGGCTGTCCCATGCGACGCTTTTTGCGGCAACAGGTTGAGGAAAAACTGGCCTCCATCGACGAGATCAGGGAATATGAGGCCCTCCTGGTTTGGGAGCCCGAATGGAACGTGGATATGATCGAAGAAGACGTTGATTTTTTCGCTAATCCACCCCCGCAGCTATAA
- a CDS encoding acetyltransferase, protein MTHKNQDHAKAKNIAEKVRAACIEAAREGFQDASMSGLCREGAIESIKSLDLEYTIKNNSEE, encoded by the coding sequence TTGACCCATAAAAATCAGGATCACGCCAAAGCAAAAAATATAGCGGAAAAGGTTCGGGCTGCATGTATTGAAGCTGCACGGGAAGGATTTCAGGATGCTTCGATGAGCGGACTTTGCCGGGAAGGTGCTATTGAATCTATTAAATCCCTTGATCTTGAATACACTATCAAAAATAATAGTGAAGAGTAA
- a CDS encoding Crp/Fnr family transcriptional regulator, with product MADKRETPLSNPSLKGHHCSVDLRLEKLGMVPFFQDLPEAELREVNKKFTANHYTRGETIYRQGDPSTMLRVVVAGNVKLVSHTSEGQSVLLDMLQPGEFFGNPAASGKEVYNETAETQTAACVLSIRLRDFRDVMNRYASVAMSVLDITTDRLQESRQRIRHLSTLPVKKRLAYILVTLANKFGEKDRQGLLIQLPLSRKDLADMAGTSTETTSRIMSQFQDDDLITSGRQWVAVKDKPELLRISAES from the coding sequence ATGGCTGACAAAAGAGAAACTCCGCTTAGCAATCCCTCGCTGAAAGGCCACCACTGCTCGGTAGATTTGCGCTTAGAAAAGCTGGGGATGGTGCCCTTTTTCCAGGATCTGCCTGAAGCAGAGCTCCGCGAAGTGAATAAAAAATTCACGGCTAATCATTACACAAGGGGTGAAACCATTTACCGGCAGGGGGACCCCTCAACGATGTTGCGGGTCGTTGTAGCGGGTAACGTAAAATTGGTTTCCCATACCTCGGAGGGGCAAAGTGTTCTGCTGGATATGCTGCAGCCTGGGGAATTTTTTGGAAATCCCGCCGCATCGGGCAAAGAGGTGTATAATGAAACGGCGGAAACACAGACGGCCGCCTGTGTTCTCTCAATCAGGCTCCGTGATTTTCGTGACGTCATGAACCGGTATGCCTCGGTGGCGATGTCGGTTTTGGATATTACGACGGATCGACTTCAGGAATCCCGCCAACGCATTCGGCATCTTTCCACGCTGCCTGTCAAAAAACGCCTGGCCTATATTCTTGTAACCCTTGCTAATAAATTTGGGGAAAAGGACCGTCAAGGACTGTTGATCCAACTGCCTTTATCCCGAAAAGACCTGGCCGATATGGCCGGAACGTCCACCGAAACGACCAGCAGAATTATGAGCCAATTTCAGGACGATGACCTGATCACATCCGGCCGTCAATGGGTAGCCGTTAAAGACAAACCGGAATTATTGCGCATTTCAGCCGAATCCTGA
- a CDS encoding DUF6448 family protein, translating into MKRLQTPKTKILASIFSLFLLFGITFNSRAHCDRINGPVAVAAKQALETGDVSSVLIWIGEQQEEELTSKFQKSLQAYRQGGPFRKLATRYFMETTVRLHREAEGMPYTGLKAARPSSEDIQVAEQALESNDLSPVTELLAEEIRNKTRELYQHAMQAKENRHQSVEAGREWVDAYVKYIVYVHKLYQKIQAGPAHGIGNN; encoded by the coding sequence ATGAAACGGTTACAAACACCGAAGACGAAAATACTAGCTTCAATATTCTCACTTTTTTTGCTGTTCGGCATCACCTTTAACAGCCGGGCGCACTGCGATCGCATTAATGGTCCGGTGGCAGTGGCGGCGAAACAGGCGTTGGAAACGGGCGACGTTTCTTCCGTCTTGATTTGGATAGGAGAGCAACAGGAAGAAGAACTTACATCCAAGTTTCAAAAGAGCCTGCAGGCGTACCGGCAGGGAGGCCCTTTCCGGAAGCTGGCGACCAGATATTTCATGGAGACCACCGTAAGGTTGCACCGCGAAGCGGAAGGAATGCCCTATACCGGATTGAAGGCTGCCCGGCCGAGTTCAGAGGATATACAGGTGGCAGAGCAAGCCCTGGAATCAAACGATTTATCCCCGGTTACAGAGCTTCTGGCTGAAGAGATCCGGAATAAAACGAGGGAGCTTTATCAACATGCCATGCAGGCTAAAGAGAACAGGCACCAAAGCGTGGAAGCCGGTCGTGAATGGGTCGATGCCTATGTGAAGTATATCGTATATGTTCACAAACTGTATCAAAAGATTCAGGCCGGGCCCGCCCATGGTATTGGGAATAATTAA
- a CDS encoding heavy-metal-associated domain-containing protein, which produces MKTTLRSDDLSCPSCVDNIESNLKNTEGVNDAKVHFNTGRIEVEHDTGLISKEELIEVVRQSGYEAEVSQF; this is translated from the coding sequence ATGAAAACCACATTACGAAGCGACGATCTGAGTTGTCCATCATGCGTAGATAATATTGAGTCTAACTTGAAAAACACGGAGGGAGTAAACGACGCCAAGGTTCATTTCAATACCGGACGTATCGAAGTAGAGCACGATACCGGCCTGATTTCAAAAGAGGAGCTAATCGAAGTTGTCCGGCAATCAGGATATGAAGCGGAAGTTTCTCAATTTTAA
- a CDS encoding heavy metal translocating P-type ATPase: MKSLQKLFSGLRNPTKRKKALLVVSGSLIISGWTVNYLWGSTVLFNTLMIASAMVAGMEIVRRAWQGLKNRHTNIELLVTIAAAGGLVIEVYWEAAAVTFLFLLGGWLEARTMSKTRKTLRELINMAPDTALVLDDGSRREIPAREVREGMLVLVKPGSKIPVDGIVDSGSTAVDESAITGEPIPAEKQSGSEVFAGSLNKNGSILVQTTKAGSDTTLARIIRRVEEAQEEKAPTQRFIERFARWYTPAIVALSIISYLVTQNLELALTLLVIGCPGALVISTPISIISGIGNAAKKGILIKGGEYLENAGKLSAIALDKTGTLTEGQPKVTEFVYFQREKIGMGVDKPTQSNKEASVVSVADLREQYRPEEIDELLYWAGIAEMASEHPLADAILDELPSLSVIPEADNFTSHTGLGIEASYDRKRILAGNLKFLDQQGIFIGETVGKQVTKLAGKGRTTVLVAVDDTFVGGMGLADPVRPDARAMIARLREDGINRIVMLTGDALPVAQAISKEVGIGEVHAGILPDQKNDIIQNMQQEGEKVAMIGDGINDAPALATADIGIAMGAAGTDVAIETADIALMSDKLMNIPEALRISKQTLRNIHQNVAMALLTVGALLTGVFMGSVHMAAGMLIHELSVMLVILNGMRLRWL, from the coding sequence ATGAAATCACTGCAGAAGCTGTTTAGTGGATTACGCAATCCTACAAAACGAAAAAAAGCACTGCTGGTTGTCAGCGGCTCGCTCATCATAAGCGGGTGGACTGTGAACTACCTGTGGGGTTCGACCGTGTTGTTTAACACGCTCATGATTGCGTCTGCAATGGTGGCCGGAATGGAGATCGTCCGGCGGGCGTGGCAGGGACTTAAAAATCGTCATACCAATATTGAGTTGCTGGTGACTATTGCCGCAGCAGGTGGGCTGGTCATCGAGGTGTATTGGGAAGCGGCAGCCGTTACCTTTCTCTTTCTGCTGGGAGGATGGCTGGAAGCGCGAACAATGAGCAAGACGCGCAAAACCCTGCGGGAGTTGATTAATATGGCGCCCGATACCGCTTTGGTATTAGATGATGGGAGCCGTCGGGAAATACCGGCGCGTGAGGTCAGGGAAGGGATGTTGGTACTGGTTAAACCCGGATCAAAAATTCCGGTTGATGGCATCGTCGATTCCGGTAGCACCGCCGTAGATGAAAGTGCCATAACCGGCGAACCCATTCCTGCTGAAAAGCAGTCCGGTTCGGAGGTTTTTGCGGGTAGTCTTAATAAAAACGGAAGTATTCTCGTACAGACTACCAAAGCGGGCTCCGACACAACGCTGGCCCGGATCATCCGGCGGGTGGAAGAAGCCCAGGAGGAAAAAGCACCCACACAGCGCTTCATTGAACGTTTTGCCCGTTGGTATACCCCCGCTATTGTGGCATTGAGTATCATTTCCTATTTGGTTACACAGAACCTGGAGCTCGCGCTTACCCTGCTGGTGATTGGTTGCCCCGGGGCACTGGTCATTTCCACGCCGATTTCTATAATATCGGGTATCGGTAATGCAGCGAAAAAAGGCATTCTGATAAAGGGCGGCGAATACCTGGAAAATGCCGGCAAGTTATCGGCAATAGCACTGGATAAGACCGGTACGCTCACAGAGGGGCAGCCGAAAGTGACAGAGTTTGTTTACTTTCAGAGAGAGAAGATCGGTATGGGGGTTGACAAACCTACTCAATCGAATAAAGAGGCATCAGTGGTATCCGTTGCTGATCTCAGAGAGCAGTATCGCCCTGAGGAAATCGACGAGCTATTATACTGGGCAGGAATCGCAGAGATGGCTTCAGAACATCCCCTGGCCGATGCAATACTGGATGAATTGCCCTCATTATCGGTCATTCCCGAGGCCGATAATTTTACATCGCATACCGGGTTGGGCATAGAAGCCTCCTATGATAGGAAGCGAATTTTGGCAGGCAATCTGAAATTTTTGGATCAGCAAGGAATTTTTATTGGAGAAACAGTTGGAAAGCAGGTAACGAAGCTGGCCGGCAAGGGACGCACCACGGTGTTGGTAGCTGTGGATGACACCTTTGTCGGAGGCATGGGGCTGGCTGATCCGGTCCGCCCGGATGCCCGGGCGATGATTGCACGGCTCCGGGAAGATGGAATCAATCGTATAGTGATGCTTACCGGGGATGCCCTGCCTGTTGCTCAGGCTATAAGTAAAGAGGTGGGGATAGGAGAAGTGCATGCGGGTATATTGCCTGATCAAAAGAATGATATCATCCAAAACATGCAGCAAGAAGGAGAAAAGGTAGCGATGATTGGGGATGGTATCAATGATGCCCCGGCGTTGGCCACCGCCGATATTGGTATTGCCATGGGAGCTGCCGGCACCGATGTTGCCATAGAAACGGCTGATATTGCGCTGATGTCAGACAAGCTCATGAATATTCCGGAGGCCTTACGGATATCGAAACAGACCCTGCGAAATATCCATCAAAATGTAGCGATGGCATTGTTAACCGTTGGAGCTTTGTTAACGGGCGTATTTATGGGGTCGGTCCATATGGCGGCAGGAATGTTAATTCACGAACTCTCGGTAATGCTCGTGATACTGAACGGGATGCGATTGCGTTGGTTATAA